A DNA window from Impatiens glandulifera chromosome 7, dImpGla2.1, whole genome shotgun sequence contains the following coding sequences:
- the LOC124909777 gene encoding adoMet-dependent rRNA methyltransferase SPB1-like, whose amino-acid sequence MVCLKIFSMVEDMKMFLQFPWGKVSFNSTLKGIDKDMKHLRQLYVEKKETCKGNCDVAYTISGFAIAFQVWTYLVMKTCVPKFADMIEEKHICPRILLFTASRSNTNISQEVSNALFKCNVFNKIDEKRKNEDVSTPKPTPKRRKPIKITLAKRTEKSFSDESSQDSFRSTTRESSHVPLATSPQKKEDNSPTSQDNLVTQAQNDVKFDELRKDMKELTRDVKELKTEMKVMKEDQRVMFNHIIQLLGEIKQKKDVAADDDLVEKDLEMNKDAADENDDIDDLLNEKKDAADENDVVDRLNEKEDAADGLDFNKESDENDAADGLEMIKNDDDEHKDDAVFDEHKDDVVVDEHKDAHDVGLEDDVVVDRLEINTEADDDENKDSVVVDGLEINKEAVVDEHKDAVVVDGLEINTEADDDENKDDADNENKDAAVVDKNENENKDVDVVFENENNKLADEAELGKNELSTKKKRKEQSFRRKKKSTQLGNYTDPNGKSFKLIDPVTVNPLLDYDSELMDELKHWLKLQDKDKINLVLFYAGRDLFNRMLRPQNWLHDHGFIKKNQYDKFMKPLCEMIPYMILNRTTEFDRIKYPKFSLEGMSYVVIPHPRVPKCTKSGDCGLFTIMYLEYLIAKLDISAVTT is encoded by the exons ATGGTATGTTTGAAGATCTTCAGCATGGTGGAGGACATGAAAATGTTCCttcaatttccatggggaaaggtgtcaTTCAATTCAACATTGAAGGGTATTGACAAGGACATGAAACATCTTCGGCAGCTATATgtggagaagaaggaaaccTGCAAGGGGAACTGTGATGTTGCTTATACTATTAGTGGGTTCGCCATAGCCTTCCAAGTTTGGACATATTTAGTTATGAAGACATGTGTCCCCAAATTTGCGGATATGATCGAGGAAAAACATATATGCCCAAGGATATTACTCTTTACAGCCTCTAGAAGCAACACCAACATTAGCCAAGAGGTATCCAATGCCCTTTTCAAATGCAATGTGTTTAACAAGATTGATGA gaagagaaagaatgaagatgtCAGTACTCCCAAACCGACGCCCAAGAGgagaaaaccaattaaaatcACACTAGCCAAGAGGACCGAGAAGTCATTTAGTGATGAATCTAGCCAAGACAGCTTTCGGTCTACTACTCGTGAATCTAGCCATGTCCCTTTAGCAACGAGTCCTCAAAAGAAAGAAGACAATTCTCCAACTAGCCAAGACAATCTGGTGACTCAAGCCCAGAATGATGTCAAGTTTGATGAGCTGAGAAAGGATATGAAGGAGCTTACAAGGGATGTGAAGGAGCTTAAAACTGAAATGAAGGTAATGAAAGAGGATCAACGGGTTATGTTCAATCACATAATCCAATTATTGGgtgaaataaaacaaaagaaagatgTTGCTGCTGATGATGATTTAGTGGAGAAGGATTTGGAGATGAACAAAGATGCTGCTGATGAGAATGATGATATTGATGATCTGTTGAATGAGAAAAAAGATGCTGCTGATGAGAATGATGTTGTTGATCGGttgaatgagaaagaagatgctGCTGATGGGTTGGATTTCAACAAAGAATCTGATGAGAATGATGCTGCCGATGGGTTGGAGATGATaaagaatgatgatgatgaacacAAAGATGATGCTGTTTTTGATGAACACAAagatgatgttgttgttgatgaacACAAAGATGCTCATGATGTTGGGTTGGAggatgatgttgttgttgataGGTTGGAGATCAACACAGAAGCTGATGATGATGAAAACAAAGATTctgttgttgttgatggtttggagatcaacaaagaagctGTTGTTGATGAACACAAAGATGCTGTTGTTGTTGATGGGTTAGAGATCAACACAGAAGCTGATGAtgatgaaaacaaagatgatgctgat aatgaaaacaaagatgctGCTGTTGTTGATAAGaatgagaatgaaaacaaagatgttGATGTTGTTTTTGAGAATGAAAACAACAAATTAGCTGATGAggctgagttgggaaagaaTGAATTGTccacgaagaagaagaggaag GAACAGAGTTTTCGGAGAAAGAAAAAGTCCACACAATTGGGGAACTACACAGATCCTAATGGAAAATCCTTTAAACTCATTGATCCAGTAACTGTCAATCCTCTTTTAGATTATGATAGTGAACTGATGGATGAGTTGAAACACTGGCTGAAGCTGCAGGATAAAGACAAGATAAATCTGGTTCTTTTCTATGCTGGTCGAGATTTGTTTAACAGAATGTTGAGGCCTCAGAATTGGCTACATGATCAT GGATTTATCAAAAAGAATCAGTATGACAAGTTCATGAAACCACTATGTGAAATGATTCCATATATGATTCTAAATAGAACGACCGAGTTTGACAGGATCAAATATCCTAAGTTCAGTTTGGAAGGAATGTCATATGTTGTAATACCACACCCAAGAGTCCCCAAGTGCACCAAGAGTGGAGACTGTGGTCTTTTTACAATCATGTATTTGGAGTACCTTATTGCCAAATTGGATATATCAGCTGTGACAACATAA